A region from the Triticum aestivum cultivar Chinese Spring chromosome 3D, IWGSC CS RefSeq v2.1, whole genome shotgun sequence genome encodes:
- the LOC123076100 gene encoding uncharacterized protein — protein sequence MSSDGDVPMADADAGKVLDAIATSTHASDAQHHPTTESALASDAQQHIATESALLASEAQQHPAAGSALAAAATAPAKEAAPPEPDSHFLDLRGDDAAGSFLDCEDLEEQNQRLRAELDATTKELEWKMDKIAELQELEKGALEVNTLDMAGGESKLADHDLALHELEKSAEFSPQL from the exons ATGTCAAGCGACGGCGACGTGCCcatggccgacgccgacgccggcaAGGTCCTCGACGCCATCGCCACAAGCACCCACGCCTCCGACGCGCAGCACCACCCTACTACCGAGAGCGCCCTGGCCTCCGACGCGCAGCAGCACATTGCCACCGAGAGCGCCCTGCTGGCCTCTGAGGCGCAGCAGCACCCGGCCGCCGGGAGCGccctggccgccgccgccaccgcgccagccAAGGAAgcggcgccgcccgagcccgaCAGCCACTTCCTGGACCTGCGCGGGGATGACGCCGCGGGGAGTTTCCTGGACTGTGAGGATCTGGAGGAGCAGAATCAGAGGCTCAGGGCTGAACTGGACGCCACGACGAAAGAGCTCGAGTGGAAGATGGACAAGATTGCAGAATTGCAGGAGCTGGAGAAG GGTGCTTTGGAGGTCAACACACTGGACATGGCAGGTGGAGAGAGCAAGCTGGCTGACCATGATCTGGCGCTGCATGAGCTggagaag AGTGCTGAATTTTCACCTCAACTTTAG
- the LOC123077128 gene encoding factor of DNA methylation 3-like produces MEAIHAKLIQLERQLEQRDKALVLIARQLNMKLQAGEMLAEEDHQRLYAVMTYVRNILDEEGKRLKVPLLDLLKREQANSKELQENHQELIQGFEDMPISGGTVVGIKRMGQLDENPFRMQFEIQGQ; encoded by the exons ATGGAGGCTATTCATGCCAAGCTAATTCAACTTGAGAGGCAACTGGAGCAAAGGGATAAAGCCCTAGTGCTCATCGCACGGCAGCTGAACATGAAACTACAAGCAGGGGAGATGCTCGCAGAGGAAGACCATCAACGTCTTTATGCAGTAATGACGTATGTGAGAAATATTCTGGATGAGGAAGGGAAAAGGCTGAAAGTTCCATTGCTAGACCTCTTGAAAAGAGAGCAGGCCAACAGCAAAGAGCTCCAAGAGAATCACCAAGAGTTGATTCAG GGTTTTGAGGACATGCCGATTAGTGGGGGCACCGTTGTTGGAATCAAAAGGATGGGCCAACTTGATGAAAATCCTTTTCGCATGCAATTTGAAATACAGGGACAATGA